Genomic segment of Alcanivorax borkumensis SK2:
TCAGTGCTGCCAGCGGCGTACGCAGCTCATGGGCTAGATCATCGGTTAGGCGGCGTTCGCGCAACAATGCCTGCCGGGCCTGGTCGGCCCAACCATCCAGCGCGGTTACCAATGGCATCAGTTCAGTTATCCCCGCCGCGCTGGACGCCACCCCGGATTTTGTCTGCACGGGCCGTGACTCAAATTCCTTGCGCATCGCATCCAAGGGTGCCAAGCCACGGCTCACAGCCCAGCGCACCGCCAACCAGGCGCCCAATAGTGCCAGCAACAGGCCTACCAGCAACGCCCAGGCTAGGGTCGACAACAGGGATTCACGCACCGCCATGGGTTCCGCTGTCGCCACCCGTATTTGCCCTTCGCTGACGGTATACACGCGCCAGCGCTCACCCTCCAGGGATCGTTCCGTAAAGCCGTCCTGAGCACTGGCAAGGTGAGCCGTTGGGGCTCCACCGGAGCGTGCCAAAATTTCGCCCCGTACATTCATCACCTGACAAAATAACCCGCTATTCACCGCGGCCTGCAACCCAGGGTTACCGGATAACACCGGTGCACTGGCATTGGCCATGGAAGCGACCATGCGTGCCGACGCTGCCAGACGTTGATCCAGTGCCGTTCCCAGATGCTGCTTGACGGTATTGTGTAACCACAATGCCAACAGCAACCAGACACTCAGCAAGCTGAGCGCCACCAGCCACAGCACCCGGGAACGTAATGAGCGTGCCATCATAGCGGCGCGCCTAACCGGTAACCGCCACCGCGTACGGTTTCCACAATGCGACTATCCAGTTTGCGGCGCAGGTTATGGATATGTACCGTCAAAGCGTTGCTCTCCACGCCGTCCATCCAGCCGTAAACACGGTCGGCCAATTGGTCCGCCGTGAGTAACCGACCCTGGCTTTGCAACAAAGCAAGCAACAACGCCATTTCCCGCCGTTGCAATTCCACTTCTTTATCCGCCAGCCAGACTTGCTGTCG
This window contains:
- a CDS encoding ATP-binding protein, whose amino-acid sequence is MMARSLRSRVLWLVALSLLSVWLLLALWLHNTVKQHLGTALDQRLAASARMVASMANASAPVLSGNPGLQAAVNSGLFCQVMNVRGEILARSGGAPTAHLASAQDGFTERSLEGERWRVYTVSEGQIRVATAEPMAVRESLLSTLAWALLVGLLLALLGAWLAVRWAVSRGLAPLDAMRKEFESRPVQTKSGVASSAAGITELMPLVTALDGWADQARQALLRERRLTDDLAHELRTPLAALKTQLQVARLKMAPDAPAMMALTAAENASSRMADNLQQLLALARLDGLPQSRPRLVRKVIDESLAQLAGHPQRQAVQRDDQACAGITLAAPSLASLALRNLLENALRYTPKGKEVWIRVVANTRELHIHVEDQGPGISDNQAVVCARGHRGDRGQTGLGLAIVATVMARSGGQLTLHNRAGGGLCATLSWPLTDTA